Genomic segment of Moritella sp. Urea-trap-13:
TGGCTATAGCAACCGTTATCATCCGTGCTGGCCATTTTTACTGGCCGTATAAATCATTGGGCGACGAATAATAACGTTCTCAGTTTTACTTTATTCAATCTAGTCTTTTACACACATAGCTGAAGTCTGTAGCGGTTTCTGCATCGCCGCTATGACAGTCGCAGGTGATTGGCTAAATGTTTTACTTAATGACCCACTATTTAGTTTGTTTTCTAAATAGTGGGTATAATCACTGACTTTATGTTCAGCATAAGCCACCGGATAACTGGCTTTACATGATTGATACCACTGCACATAATTGTCAAAGAATTGAGCTGCGTTATCAGCAGGCATTGCCGACATCAAGTTGGCCATATTACGGCTAACTTGAAAGTGCTGGTAATCAATCGGCGTATTCCAAAAACCACCCCAGTATAAAAAACCGTTATCAGCAAACGTCGTTATTACATCTTCCGCAAAACCTTGACGTTGATCTTTACCATATCTAAATTGCATTCTATTGGCATATTTAGCCCCATCTTCAGGCTTGAAATTAGCGCTACCTTGTTCACCAAACTCAACAAACGGATTTTGTTTGGGGTTAATATCTATAGCTAACCCATAGGCATGAATAGAGAGTGAACGCTTACCTGCAATAGGGCGGTAGTTAAATGCAGAGGTATTGTTATCAGCCATGGATAAATCGTCATTGCCTTGGTAATGACGTATTGGCTGGGCTTTATTGATAGGGAATTTCAAGGTATATAAGCGCTCAAAAATAGTCGCGATATACGGTGCAACCGCATCCATGACGATA
This window contains:
- a CDS encoding M15 family metallopeptidase, which encodes MSTYCFKRLISLLIGNTLIPVSAASISELSDIDCNAMVTAGVMSAAAPVQCARLKQVQFDYIDFQDQQHNNGSIIVMDAVAPYIATIFERLYTLKFPINKAQPIRHYQGNDDLSMADNNTSAFNYRPIAGKRSLSIHAYGLAIDINPKQNPFVEFGEQGSANFKPEDGAKYANRMQFRYGKDQRQGFAEDVITTFADNGFLYWGGFWNTPIDYQHFQVSRNMANLMSAMPADNAAQFFDNYVQWYQSCKASYPVAYAEHKVSDYTHYLENKLNSGSLSKTFSQSPATVIAAMQKPLQTSAMCVKD